From Phycodurus eques isolate BA_2022a chromosome 1, UOR_Pequ_1.1, whole genome shotgun sequence, one genomic window encodes:
- the fam110a gene encoding protein FAM110B, which translates to MSVEAIQRSSKQPARPVLSATFPRLRPKGPAGPDFYRQSPPTAGRPKQSAVERLEADKAKYVKSQVALSKRQPVRPPDARKPLLSPGAAALRPAMKTPGRPKSKQEAVQLDLRHLSSLISDVSDVPGTAACACAESTESSSLLTPEKNDAPDPLSRLHCASPTKVRLEAARVESPGSPTSGTVRRVDVIPQASRVRTPRRPPLFIRQPLQPLALHAQFPLRPGTSHLLLRTKATPSPLKPVAAPPKPDNPLGSPIPVFPVFPPPSPAITRLSGSPRSRKRPSLTRSKSDMSEQLSRAGTELERFFNLCGLDPADLQEFPGSASDIVSLARFRSVSAPGSECASSGGQDEDGGDEEAEERVPYGVSVIERNARVIKWLYGVRQAK; encoded by the exons ATGTCGGTGGAGGCCATCCAGCGGTCGTCGAAGCAGCCGGCGAGGCCCGTCCTTTCCGCGACGTTCCCTCGCCTGCGGCCCAAGGGCCCAGCGGGTCCTGACTTCTACCGGCAAAGTCCGCCCACGGCCGGCAGACCCAAGCAAAGCGCCGTGGAGAGGCTGGAAGCGGACAAGGCGAAGTACGTCAAGAGCCAGGTGGCGCTGTCCAAGCGGCAGCCGGTCAGGCCTCCCGACGCGCGGAAGCCTCTGCTCAGCCCGGGCGCCGCCGCTCTCAGGCCTGCCATGAAGACGCCCGGCCGGCCGAAGAGCAAGCAGGAGGCAGTGCAGCTGGACCTGCGGCATCTGAGCAGTCTGATCAGTGACGTGAGCGACGTGCCCGGTACggctgcgtgtgcgtgtgcagagTCCACTGAATCCTCCTCTTTGCTGACTCCGGAGAAAAACGACGCGCCGGATCCACTCTCCCGTCTTCACTGCGCCAGTCCCACCAAG GTGAGACTGGAAGCGGCCCGGGTAGAGAGTCCGGGATCCCCGACGTCGGGAACGGTGCGCCGAGTGGACGTCATACCGCAAGCCAGCCGCGTGAGGACCCCTCGTAGGCCGCCGCTGTTCATCCGCCAACCGCTTCAGCCGCTCGCTCTGCATGCCCAGTTTCCCCTCCGCCCGGGTACCTCACACCTCCTCCTCCGCACAAAGGCCACTCCGTCTCCTCTGAAACCCGTCGCCGCGCCGCCTAAACCGGACAACCCTCTTGGCTCCCCGATTCCCGTCTTCCCCgttttcccccctccctccccggCCATAACCCGTCTATCCGGCTCCCCCCGCAGCAGGAAACGTCCATCTCTGACCCGCTCCAAATCAGACATGAGTGAGCAATTGTCCCGAGCCGGGACGGAGCTGGAGCGCTTCTTCAACCTGTGCGGTTTGGACCCCGCGGACCTGCAGGAGTTTCCCGGGTCCGCTTCTGACATCGTGTCTCTGGCCCGCTTCCGCAGCGTCAGCGCTCCGGGGTCGGAGTGCGCCAGTTCTGGCGGGCAGGACGAAGACGGTGGCGACGAAGAGGCAGAAGAGCGTGTTCCCTACGGCGTCTCTGTCATTGAGAGGAACGCCAGGGTGATCAAATGGCTTTACGGGGTACGTCAGGCAAAATGA